In a genomic window of Methylobacter sp. YRD-M1:
- the fusA gene encoding elongation factor G, translating to MTDLSLYRNIGIFAHVDAGKTTTTERILKLTGKIHKIGEVHEGESTMDFMDQEAERGITIQSAATTCSWAGSKNQFQPHRFNIIDTPGHVDFTIEVYRSLKVLDGGIGVFCGSGGVEPQSETNWRYANDSKVARLIYVNKLDRLGADFYRVVKQVEDVLGAVPVVMTLPIGREDQFSGVVDLLTRKAWVWDNSGDPMKYEIMDVPADMEADVEEWRAKLIDQVADQDDEIMEKYLEGEEPSIEEIKRCLRKGTIKMDFFPTYCGSSFKNKGVQLVLDGVIDYLPSPTEVNPQPEVDLEGNPTGAHALVDADRPLRALVFKIMDDRFGALNFIRIYSGRLKKGDTLLNTYTGKTERVGRMVEMHADTRTEIETAQAGDIVALIGLKNVQTGHTLCDPDKPATLEPMVFPDPVISIAISPKDKGSNEKMGIALGKMIQEDPSFRVETDEESGETIIKGMGELHLDIKVDILKRTHGVEVNVGKPQVAYRETITKRVEDEYTHKKQSGGSGQYAKINYIIEPGEPGSGFVFESSVTGGNVPREYWPAVEKGFKASVDKGVLAGFPCLDFKVNLTDGGFHAVDSSAIAFEIAARAAYRQSIPKAAPQLLEPIMKVDVFTPEANVGDVIGDLNRRRGMIKSQDAGVTGVRIKADVPLSDMFGYIGDLRTMTSGRGQFSMEFSHYMPCPKNVADEVIKEVSERNKNK from the coding sequence ATGACTGATTTATCGCTTTACAGAAACATCGGTATCTTCGCACACGTTGATGCTGGCAAGACAACCACTACAGAACGTATTTTAAAGCTCACCGGCAAAATCCATAAGATCGGCGAAGTTCATGAAGGCGAATCAACCATGGACTTCATGGACCAAGAAGCGGAACGCGGCATCACCATTCAATCGGCAGCTACCACCTGTTCCTGGGCGGGCAGCAAAAACCAATTTCAACCACACCGCTTCAACATCATCGACACCCCGGGCCACGTTGACTTTACGATCGAAGTGTATCGTTCGCTGAAAGTTCTGGACGGCGGTATCGGCGTGTTCTGCGGTTCAGGCGGTGTTGAGCCACAATCCGAAACTAACTGGCGTTATGCCAACGACTCCAAAGTCGCCCGTCTTATTTACGTCAACAAACTGGATAGATTAGGTGCCGATTTTTACCGCGTTGTCAAACAAGTCGAAGACGTGTTGGGTGCTGTACCTGTCGTGATGACCCTGCCTATCGGCCGCGAAGACCAATTCTCCGGCGTGGTTGACCTGTTAACCCGCAAAGCTTGGGTTTGGGATAACTCCGGCGACCCGATGAAATACGAAATTATGGACGTGCCTGCCGATATGGAAGCGGATGTGGAAGAATGGCGCGCAAAACTGATCGACCAGGTTGCCGATCAGGATGACGAAATCATGGAAAAATATCTGGAAGGCGAAGAGCCCAGCATTGAGGAGATCAAACGCTGCCTCCGCAAAGGCACCATCAAGATGGATTTCTTTCCGACCTATTGCGGTTCTTCTTTCAAAAACAAAGGCGTACAGTTGGTACTGGATGGCGTTATTGATTATCTGCCCAGCCCGACTGAAGTCAATCCGCAGCCCGAAGTCGACCTGGAAGGCAACCCGACCGGCGCACACGCGCTTGTTGATGCCGACCGTCCATTACGTGCATTGGTCTTTAAAATCATGGACGACCGCTTTGGCGCTTTGAACTTCATTCGGATCTATTCAGGCCGTCTGAAAAAAGGCGATACCTTGTTGAATACCTATACCGGCAAAACCGAACGGGTCGGCCGGATGGTGGAAATGCACGCCGATACCCGTACTGAAATTGAAACGGCACAAGCCGGCGATATCGTCGCGCTGATCGGCTTGAAAAACGTTCAGACCGGACATACTTTGTGCGATCCTGATAAACCCGCTACTCTGGAGCCGATGGTATTCCCTGATCCCGTTATCTCTATCGCTATTTCGCCTAAAGACAAAGGCAGCAACGAGAAAATGGGTATTGCCTTGGGCAAGATGATACAGGAAGACCCGTCATTCCGCGTTGAAACCGACGAGGAAAGCGGCGAAACCATCATCAAAGGGATGGGCGAGTTGCACCTGGATATTAAAGTGGACATCCTGAAACGTACTCATGGCGTTGAAGTGAACGTCGGCAAGCCACAGGTGGCATACCGCGAAACCATCACCAAACGCGTTGAAGACGAATACACCCACAAGAAGCAGTCCGGTGGTTCTGGTCAGTATGCGAAGATCAACTACATCATCGAGCCGGGCGAGCCAGGCAGTGGTTTTGTGTTCGAATCGAGCGTGACCGGTGGTAACGTACCGCGCGAATACTGGCCAGCCGTTGAAAAAGGCTTCAAAGCCAGTGTCGACAAAGGTGTACTGGCAGGTTTCCCATGCTTGGATTTCAAAGTAAACCTGACCGACGGCGGCTTCCACGCAGTTGACTCGTCAGCTATCGCTTTCGAAATCGCCGCTCGCGCAGCGTATCGTCAGTCCATTCCTAAAGCGGCTCCGCAATTATTGGAACCGATCATGAAAGTGGACGTGTTTACGCCTGAAGCGAACGTTGGCGACGTGATCGGTGACTTGAACCGTCGCCGCGGCATGATTAAATCGCAAGACGCCGGTGTTACCGGGGTGCGTATCAAGGCTGACGTGCCGCTGAGCGATATGTTCGGTTATATTGGCGACTTGCGTACCATGACCTCTGGTCGCGGCCAGTTCTCGATGGAATTCTCACATTACATGCCATGCCCTAAAAACGTGGCTGATGAAGTGATTAAAGAAGTCAGCGAACGCAACAAAAACAAGTAA
- a CDS encoding ABC-F family ATPase, with the protein MISTANITMQFGAKPLFENISIKFGDGNRYGLIGANGCGKSTFMKILSGDLEPTSGTVTITPNERVGNLRQDQFAFEEFSVIDTVIMGHKELWSVKQERDRIYSLPEMSEEEGMQVAELEVEFAEMDGYSAEARAGELLLGLGIPLEQHYGLMSAVAPGWKLRVLLAQALFANPDIMLLDEPTNNLDINTIRWLENVLNERDCTMIIISHDRHFLNSVCTHMADLDYGELRVYPGNYDDYMTAVTQVRERLLADNAKKKAQIAELQTFVSRFSANASKARQATSRAKQIEKIKLEEVKPSSRVNPFIRFDQTKKLHRLAVEAEGLSKGYGEQPLFKNLNLMIAAGERVAVIGPNGIGKSTLLRTLVGDLTPDTGEVKWAENAEVGYFAQDHADDFAEDMSLIEWMGQWRKETDDDQVIRGTLGRLLFSHDEIKKSVKVISGGEQGRMLFGKLILQKNNIMVMDEPTNHLDMESIESLNLALENYPGTLVFVSHDREFVSSLATRIIELTPNGVVDFNGNYEDYLNSQAV; encoded by the coding sequence TTGATTTCTACAGCTAACATTACCATGCAGTTCGGGGCGAAACCCCTGTTTGAAAATATTTCCATCAAGTTCGGCGACGGCAACCGCTACGGTCTGATCGGCGCCAATGGCTGCGGTAAATCCACTTTCATGAAAATACTGAGCGGTGATCTTGAGCCCACTTCCGGCACCGTCACGATCACCCCCAACGAACGGGTGGGCAATCTGCGTCAGGATCAATTCGCGTTCGAGGAATTCAGTGTGATCGACACTGTCATCATGGGCCATAAAGAACTCTGGAGCGTCAAGCAGGAACGCGACCGTATCTATTCCCTGCCGGAAATGTCCGAGGAAGAAGGCATGCAGGTTGCCGAACTGGAAGTCGAGTTTGCCGAGATGGACGGCTACAGCGCCGAAGCCCGGGCCGGTGAATTGCTGCTGGGACTCGGCATTCCGCTCGAACAGCATTACGGCCTCATGAGCGCGGTCGCACCGGGCTGGAAACTGCGTGTCCTGCTGGCCCAGGCCTTGTTTGCCAATCCCGATATCATGCTGCTCGACGAGCCGACCAACAACCTCGACATCAACACGATCCGCTGGCTGGAAAATGTGCTGAACGAGCGCGACTGCACCATGATCATCATCTCGCATGACCGCCATTTCCTGAACAGCGTCTGCACGCACATGGCCGATCTTGATTACGGCGAGCTGCGCGTGTATCCCGGCAATTATGACGATTACATGACTGCCGTGACACAAGTGCGCGAACGCCTGCTGGCCGACAACGCCAAGAAAAAGGCCCAGATTGCCGAATTGCAAACCTTCGTCAGCCGTTTCTCGGCCAATGCATCAAAAGCCAGACAGGCCACCTCGCGTGCAAAACAGATTGAGAAAATCAAGCTGGAAGAAGTCAAGCCTTCCAGCCGGGTCAATCCGTTTATCCGCTTTGATCAGACCAAGAAACTGCACCGTCTGGCGGTGGAAGCCGAAGGATTGAGCAAGGGCTATGGCGAACAACCGTTGTTCAAAAACCTGAACCTGATGATCGCGGCCGGCGAGCGCGTAGCCGTCATCGGCCCCAACGGCATTGGTAAATCGACGTTGCTGCGCACGCTGGTCGGCGACTTGACGCCTGACACGGGCGAAGTCAAGTGGGCCGAAAACGCCGAAGTCGGCTATTTTGCCCAGGATCATGCCGACGATTTCGCTGAAGACATGAGTTTGATTGAATGGATGGGCCAATGGCGCAAAGAAACCGACGATGACCAGGTCATACGCGGCACATTGGGTCGCCTGCTGTTTTCGCATGACGAGATCAAGAAATCGGTCAAAGTGATTTCCGGCGGCGAACAAGGCCGCATGTTGTTCGGAAAACTGATCCTGCAGAAGAACAACATCATGGTCATGGACGAACCGACCAACCACCTCGACATGGAATCGATCGAATCGCTGAACCTGGCGCTGGAAAACTACCCCGGCACATTGGTCTTCGTCAGCCATGACCGCGAGTTTGTCTCGTCCCTGGCAACACGCATCATCGAACTGACGCCGAACGGCGTTGTCGATTTCAACGGAAATTATGAAGACTATCTGAACAGCCAGGCTGTTTAA
- a CDS encoding class I SAM-dependent methyltransferase, with protein sequence MKRISLVKEAHNLIKDRLHPGDIAIDATVGNGHDTLFLVERVMPTGRVYGFDIQQAALDSTRSRCGQLSHPECLTLIHANHALMAEKIPGQHHGKISAIMFNLGYLPGGDKNIITRTDSTLPALNSASRLLATEGLITILAYPGHAGGNQETDQVSDWCGQLDTKLFKVSTVYSTEHKDSAPRLFTVKKIG encoded by the coding sequence ATGAAACGCATTTCCCTGGTTAAAGAAGCCCATAACCTGATCAAAGACAGACTCCATCCGGGCGATATTGCCATTGATGCCACGGTAGGCAACGGCCATGACACCCTGTTTCTCGTTGAGCGAGTCATGCCGACCGGCCGGGTTTACGGCTTTGATATACAACAGGCGGCGCTGGATTCAACGCGATCCAGATGCGGGCAATTAAGTCATCCTGAATGCCTGACATTGATTCATGCCAACCATGCGCTCATGGCCGAAAAAATTCCCGGGCAGCACCATGGCAAAATCAGCGCCATCATGTTCAATCTGGGTTACCTGCCGGGCGGCGATAAAAACATTATCACGCGCACCGATTCGACATTGCCGGCCCTGAACAGCGCCAGCCGGCTGCTGGCAACCGAAGGACTTATCACGATCCTCGCCTATCCGGGCCATGCAGGCGGCAACCAGGAAACCGATCAGGTCAGCGACTGGTGCGGGCAACTGGATACGAAGCTGTTCAAAGTCAGCACGGTTTACAGCACCGAACATAAAGACTCAGCGCCCAGGCTTTTTACAGTAAAGAAAATAGGCTGA
- a CDS encoding EAL domain-containing protein: MYQENRLFPYFQPIICVASGLIVGYEALARQYDENGRVISAGQLFSSPDITEEQLIAWDRTVRHQALLKFCQLNHKSYLTLNISASWLDKVSDLRAVPTLQMLDKLKIDRSRIIIEIAATRGNLDRIAAVAREYRKHNLKVAIDNFGAGFSQLERVIAIRPDVIKLDMRLFKQATKGGIANEVVHLLARLSKRTACLIVCEGVETDNEFFYALSCGAQYVQGHLFSPAAAEFKKPDHHQRHIESLRKTFLQRVLRKEVRKLQSDSKVKDLIELLRRALATDFNLNELSTHPFEESGILRFYLCNNEGNQISSNFNFAGGKWYEESRGIGFNWSWRPYFYQLLALEDACDSHGIVASEQYRDFSTGRLCKTLSLRLDKERILSVDIVEEPA; encoded by the coding sequence ATGTATCAAGAAAACCGGCTATTTCCTTATTTTCAACCCATTATATGCGTCGCCAGCGGGCTCATCGTCGGCTACGAAGCATTAGCCCGACAATATGATGAAAACGGACGGGTTATCTCTGCCGGCCAATTGTTCTCTTCCCCGGATATTACCGAGGAGCAATTGATAGCCTGGGATCGTACGGTTCGCCATCAGGCATTGCTGAAATTCTGCCAGCTAAATCACAAAAGCTATCTGACGCTCAACATTTCCGCATCATGGCTTGATAAGGTTTCGGATTTAAGAGCAGTGCCCACCTTACAGATGCTGGATAAGCTCAAAATAGACAGAAGCAGGATTATTATCGAGATTGCCGCAACCCGGGGCAATCTCGATAGAATCGCCGCGGTCGCTAGAGAATATCGCAAGCACAACCTGAAAGTCGCCATTGACAACTTTGGCGCCGGCTTTTCGCAACTGGAAAGGGTCATAGCCATCCGTCCTGACGTTATCAAGCTGGACATGCGACTGTTCAAGCAGGCTACCAAAGGCGGCATCGCCAATGAAGTGGTGCATCTATTGGCGCGCCTTAGCAAACGCACCGCCTGCCTTATCGTTTGCGAAGGTGTCGAAACCGACAATGAATTCTTTTACGCGTTAAGCTGCGGCGCCCAATATGTGCAGGGTCACTTATTTTCTCCGGCAGCAGCTGAATTCAAGAAGCCAGACCACCATCAGCGGCATATCGAGTCGCTCAGAAAGACATTTTTGCAGAGGGTATTGCGCAAGGAAGTCCGGAAATTGCAATCTGACAGTAAAGTTAAGGATCTGATTGAGCTTCTGCGACGGGCCTTGGCTACCGATTTCAATTTAAACGAATTGTCGACGCATCCGTTTGAAGAAAGCGGCATACTCAGGTTTTATTTATGCAATAATGAAGGCAATCAGATTTCCTCCAACTTTAATTTTGCCGGCGGAAAATGGTATGAAGAATCCAGAGGCATCGGCTTTAACTGGTCTTGGCGGCCTTATTTCTATCAATTGCTGGCGCTTGAAGATGCGTGTGACAGTCATGGCATTGTCGCTTCCGAACAATACAGGGATTTCAGCACCGGCCGTTTGTGCAAAACACTGTCGCTCAGACTCGACAAGGAACGCATCCTGTCGGTAGATATTGTTGAGGAGCCGGCGTAG
- a CDS encoding HopJ type III effector protein yields the protein MSLTAFIEKIKNNVPVGFDETMAIITENYHYQPTEFSNGLNDGVVASPAGTNEGSCKIFAFARLNGLDQQQTLNLFGDYYRVDVLNDPNGTGHANIRNFMKYGWDGISFKSEPLTAK from the coding sequence ATGTCACTTACAGCATTTATTGAAAAAATAAAAAACAACGTACCTGTCGGTTTCGATGAAACCATGGCCATCATTACGGAAAATTACCACTACCAGCCGACGGAATTCAGCAACGGCCTGAACGATGGTGTTGTTGCCAGTCCGGCGGGCACTAACGAGGGCTCCTGCAAAATTTTCGCCTTCGCCCGACTCAATGGGCTCGATCAGCAACAGACATTAAATCTGTTCGGTGATTATTACCGAGTGGATGTTTTAAACGATCCAAACGGCACTGGCCACGCAAATATCAGGAATTTCATGAAGTACGGCTGGGACGGCATTAGTTTTAAAAGCGAACCATTAACTGCAAAATAA
- a CDS encoding LabA-like NYN domain-containing protein, with product MEKVAIFVDVQNIYYTVKQSYQRHFNYNAFWSRATAGREVAAAFAYAIDKGDSKQLGFQQILRNIGFEVRLKPYIQRSDGSAKGDWDVGITLDVIEYAPKVDVIILVSGDGDFALLLNKVRNTYRVITEVYGVPALTAPSLVCSTDRFVAIDDKLLL from the coding sequence ATGGAAAAAGTCGCCATCTTTGTCGATGTGCAGAATATCTATTACACCGTCAAGCAAAGCTATCAGCGCCATTTCAACTACAACGCATTCTGGAGCCGGGCAACGGCCGGCAGAGAAGTGGCCGCGGCGTTCGCTTACGCCATCGACAAAGGCGACAGCAAACAACTGGGATTTCAGCAGATACTCAGGAATATCGGTTTTGAAGTCAGACTGAAACCCTATATTCAGCGCAGTGACGGGTCGGCCAAAGGCGACTGGGACGTCGGCATTACACTCGATGTCATCGAATACGCGCCCAAAGTCGATGTCATCATTCTGGTATCGGGCGATGGCGACTTCGCCCTGCTGCTCAACAAAGTCCGCAACACTTACCGTGTGATTACGGAAGTTTATGGCGTGCCGGCGCTGACAGCGCCATCACTGGTTTGCTCGACCGACCGTTTTGTCGCCATCGACGACAAGCTGCTGTTGTAA
- a CDS encoding NAD(P)/FAD-dependent oxidoreductase: MPVDFLIIGQGLAGSLLAWELIQRGCKVVIIDNGRENASQVAAGLINPVTGLRFVKSDDVDDLLPAARQYYSKLSAFFQQSFYTEKPMLRIFRSEAESKHAQKRLNDPKYKNYLGAITASGNTIPFLETPFGFIEQKQTGYLLTRPLLRCLKEFFIARGCYRLTAFDDRDIQLEPSLRWQDISPRQIIFCTGHHARRNRWFSWLPFRPAKGEILTLAHAGELPDRILNCGNWLIPLTDRQIRVGATFDRDNLNTGPTDTARDYLLTTLKQVAPAIETALINQQAGIRPCTQDRYPFIGYHPRHPQIAVFNGFGAKGSLQIPWYSQRFADSLLNSAPLPPSCNIQRHHETHFPG, translated from the coding sequence ATGCCTGTGGATTTTCTGATCATCGGCCAGGGATTGGCCGGCAGCCTTCTCGCCTGGGAACTGATACAGCGCGGTTGCAAAGTCGTCATTATCGATAACGGCCGGGAAAATGCCTCACAGGTAGCTGCCGGCCTCATCAATCCGGTTACCGGCCTGCGTTTCGTAAAATCCGACGATGTCGACGATTTACTGCCGGCTGCGAGGCAGTATTACTCAAAGTTATCGGCATTTTTCCAGCAGTCTTTTTACACCGAAAAACCTATGCTGCGTATTTTCCGCAGCGAGGCCGAATCAAAACACGCGCAAAAACGGCTCAACGACCCAAAGTATAAAAACTATTTAGGGGCCATCACAGCATCTGGCAATACCATACCTTTTCTGGAAACGCCTTTCGGTTTCATAGAGCAAAAGCAGACCGGTTACTTATTGACCCGACCGCTGTTGCGCTGTCTGAAAGAATTTTTTATTGCCCGAGGCTGCTACAGGCTGACGGCATTTGATGACCGCGACATTCAGCTCGAACCATCGCTTCGCTGGCAGGACATTTCACCCAGACAGATCATTTTCTGCACCGGCCATCACGCACGCCGAAACCGCTGGTTTTCATGGCTGCCTTTCCGGCCGGCAAAAGGCGAAATATTAACGCTGGCTCATGCCGGCGAATTACCGGACAGAATTCTTAACTGCGGCAACTGGCTGATCCCTTTAACTGACCGCCAAATCCGGGTTGGCGCCACTTTTGACCGCGACAACTTAAACACTGGCCCTACCGATACGGCCCGCGACTATTTATTGACTACACTGAAGCAAGTTGCGCCTGCGATTGAAACCGCCCTGATAAACCAGCAGGCAGGCATCCGGCCCTGCACGCAGGACCGTTATCCTTTTATCGGCTATCACCCACGGCATCCGCAAATCGCCGTTTTCAACGGCTTCGGCGCCAAAGGCAGCCTGCAGATCCCCTGGTACAGCCAGCGTTTTGCCGACTCCCTGCTAAATAGCGCGCCCCTGCCTCCATCCTGCAATATCCAACGCCATCATGAAACGCATTTCCCTGGTTAA
- a CDS encoding hydrolase translates to MNTHSNLLSAEHSLLIVVDLQPRLSAAMPGPDAELMTVNAGKLVEAAGLLNIPVLVTEQYPKGLGPTAAPVVEKLPATAQVFEKTGFSCCAAKGFTQALQDSRCKQIILVGQETHVCVLQTAFELLHEGYQVHVVMDAVCSRKTEHKHYALQRMQHQGAIITNYESVLFEWLRDSTHPHFKHLSGFLR, encoded by the coding sequence ATGAACACACATTCCAATCTCCTCTCGGCGGAACACAGCCTGCTGATCGTTGTTGACTTACAGCCCAGGCTGTCGGCCGCCATGCCTGGGCCGGATGCCGAACTGATGACCGTAAATGCCGGCAAGCTGGTCGAAGCCGCTGGTCTGCTGAATATTCCCGTCCTGGTAACCGAACAATACCCCAAAGGACTGGGCCCTACCGCTGCGCCCGTTGTTGAAAAACTGCCCGCAACCGCGCAGGTTTTCGAAAAAACCGGGTTCTCCTGCTGCGCGGCCAAGGGCTTTACCCAGGCGCTGCAAGACAGCCGGTGCAAGCAGATCATACTGGTCGGTCAGGAAACCCATGTCTGCGTCTTGCAGACAGCTTTTGAACTGCTGCACGAAGGCTATCAGGTTCACGTAGTCATGGATGCCGTCTGCTCGCGCAAAACGGAGCACAAACACTACGCCTTACAGCGCATGCAACATCAGGGCGCCATCATTACCAATTACGAATCGGTGTTGTTCGAATGGCTGAGAGATTCGACTCATCCCCACTTCAAACACCTGTCAGGTTTTCTTCGTTAA
- the smpB gene encoding SsrA-binding protein SmpB, which translates to MADKKSKKNKKQENSTIAQNRQATHEYHIEERFEAGLVLEGWEVKSLREGRVQLKESYVTIKRGEAWLVGAHISALASASTHVNPEAIRQRKLLLNRHELNKLIGAVERKGYTIVPLNMHWKKGRAKLEIGLAKGKQLHDKRASSKDRDWQREKARIMKHA; encoded by the coding sequence ATGGCCGATAAAAAGTCCAAGAAAAATAAAAAACAGGAAAACAGCACAATAGCCCAGAATCGTCAGGCTACTCATGAGTATCATATTGAGGAGCGGTTCGAGGCGGGTCTTGTTTTGGAAGGTTGGGAAGTGAAAAGCCTTCGTGAAGGCCGCGTACAGCTGAAAGAAAGTTATGTCACCATAAAGCGCGGCGAAGCCTGGCTGGTCGGCGCGCATATCTCGGCATTGGCTTCGGCATCGACCCATGTCAACCCGGAAGCAATCCGCCAAAGAAAGCTGCTGCTAAACCGTCATGAACTCAATAAGCTGATCGGCGCCGTGGAACGCAAAGGCTATACGATAGTCCCGTTGAACATGCATTGGAAAAAAGGCCGCGCCAAACTGGAAATCGGCCTGGCCAAAGGCAAACAATTGCACGACAAACGCGCTTCTTCAAAAGACCGCGACTGGCAGCGTGAAAAAGCACGCATTATGAAGCACGCTTAA
- the ppnP gene encoding pyrimidine/purine nucleoside phosphorylase, producing MSEFNNVSVVKKANVYFGGNVSSRTIRFADGSVKTLGFMLPGEYTFNTADKELMEIIDGDLDVLLPGSHEWQSIKGGESFDVPANAKFTVKIKTPTDYCCSFIK from the coding sequence ATGTCAGAATTCAATAATGTATCAGTCGTTAAAAAAGCCAATGTCTACTTTGGCGGCAACGTCAGCAGCCGCACTATCCGTTTTGCCGACGGTTCGGTAAAAACCCTGGGATTCATGCTGCCTGGCGAATATACATTCAATACGGCCGATAAGGAATTGATGGAAATTATCGACGGCGACCTGGATGTGCTCCTGCCCGGAAGCCATGAATGGCAATCGATTAAAGGCGGCGAATCATTCGATGTGCCGGCTAATGCCAAATTCACCGTCAAAATCAAAACGCCCACTGACTATTGCTGTTCATTTATAAAATAA